CGTTTTCCAGCTCCGCCAGCGCCCGCTGCATGGTATTCGGATTCACCGAAGCGTCCATCGCCATATCCCGCACGGACGGAAGCCTTCCCCCGGGCGGATAAACACCCGATATGATCCTCAATTCAATTTGTTCCATCAGCTGAAAATAAATTGGCCGTCCGCTTTTCAGGTCCCAGCCCAATTCAGTCACCTCCGCCCTGTACTATTGTACTAGTCCATTAATACAATAGTACAAAAGCCGCTTTTTGTCAATAGGTTTCCGAAATATTTTATCCCAATCTTTTGGGAAAATTGAAACCCTTACGCTTGTGTGTTATAATAACCTCACGGCGTAAGCGGAAGCAAAGCTTCCGACGCCTGAGAGCATTGAAGTATTTCATACTATAATAACCTCACGGCGTAAGCGGAAGCAAAGCTTCCGACGCCTGAGAGAACATTGGTGAGCGCCCCGCGTATTTCGGAACTTTATGGTTATTTCAAAATCTGCTATTCCAAAAATCTTACGGTATCTGAAAAAGCATTGAACGGATATAATAAAGATATGCTAATTTCCGTGTAAGCCTCGGTTTACATGAGACAAGGAGTTTTTTCCATGAGTGATTTCGTGATCGTAACGGATTCCT
This window of the Ruminococcaceae bacterium BL-6 genome carries:
- a CDS encoding protein of unknown function (Evidence 5 : Unknown function) — encoded protein: MSAPRISELYGYFKICYSKNLTVSEKALNGYNKDMLISV